One part of the Vicia villosa cultivar HV-30 ecotype Madison, WI linkage group LG6, Vvil1.0, whole genome shotgun sequence genome encodes these proteins:
- the LOC131611054 gene encoding MDIS1-interacting receptor like kinase 2-like — protein sequence MWMAFLLIWSFIIGIQSATPTSQLQIEANVILKSGWWNKYDAQFNISRRCHWYGISCNKDGSIYEINIKLYSIFLVNFSALNLSVFHNLEILVLSSIVLEGVIPKEIGLLSKLTHLDLSSNHLKGGIPPSLGNLTKLTHLDLSSNHFQGKIPLSLGKLTKLSHLNLSLNHLVGKIPLSLRSLRQLKYLDISDNKIQGFIPSIGNLTHLQELDLSNNNIQGFIPHELGFLNNLTRLDLSYNILNGNLPLSITNLTQLEHINISNNFLSGSLPSNLGQLTKLKVLELSTNFIDGTFPISLTNLTHLEKLDISYNLLFGFLPSNFYQMANYKTFVIDLSHNFISGEVPSPNRNFQQLYLNNNNLTGIIPQSLCNAGYVDISYNCFNGPIPYCTNIYTRNKDGCISTSFRKFQPWSPPKRNNKVKHNLVIVLPLFIILILALSLLVCLKLRHSSIKNNHGITMKTKNGDLFCILNYDGKIAYDDIIKATEDFDIRYCIGTGAYGSVYKAQLPCGKVVALKKLHGYEAEIPSFDESFRNEVKILSEIKHRHIVKLYGFCLHKRIMFLIYQYMERGSLFSILYNDVEAMEFNWRKRVNFVKGVAFGLSYLHHDCLVPIVHRDISSGNILLNSDWEASVADFGTARLLQYESSNRTIVAGTIGYIAPELAYTMVVNEKCDVYSFGVVALETLVGRYPGDILALLQSTSIQDIKLCEVLDQRLSLPNNNIILRDIIRVAANAFACLNLNPCLRPTMKIISQSFVIELPPFSIPLSGISLQQLMSHELKALFHIVNL from the exons ATGTGGATGGCCTTTCTTCTTATTTGGAGTTTTATCATTGGGATCCAATCTGCCACTCCAACATCTCAACTTCAAATTGAAGCAAATGTCATATTGAAGAGTGGATGGTGGAACAAGTATGATGCCCAATTTAATATATCAAGACGTTGTCATTGGTACGGTATATCTTGCAATAAGGATGGAAGCATATATGAAATCAACATAAAATTGTAtagtatttttttagttaatttttcaGCACTCAACCTATCTGTTTTTCACAATTTAGAAATTCTTGTTTTAAGTTCAATTGTTTTAGAAGGAGTTATTCCAAAAGAAATTGGTCTCCTCTCCAAGCTCACTCATCTTGATTTGTCTTCTAATCATCTTAAAGGTGGGATACCACCTTCACTAGGAAATCTCACAAAACTCACTCATCTTGATTTGTCTTCTAATCATTTTCAAGGTAAGATACCTCTTTCACTAGGAAAACTCACAAAACTCAGTCATCTTAATTTGTCCTTAAATCATCTTGTAGGTAAGATCCCACTTTCACTAAGAAGCCTTAGACAATTAAAATACTTAGACATCTCTGACAATAAGATTCAAGGTTTCATTCCTTCAATAGGAAATCTCACACACCTACAAGAGTTAGACTTGTCTAACAACAACATTCAAGGTTTCATACCTCATGAGTTGGGCTTCCTGAACAATCTCACAAGATTAGATCTATCTTACAATATACTAAATGGAAACTTGCCTCTTTCCATTACAAATCTCACCCAATTAGAACACATTAACATCTCTAACAACTTTCTCAGTGGTTCTCTCCCGTCCAACTTGGGCCAGTTAACAAAATTGAAAGTGTTAGAGTTAAGTACAAACTTCATTGATGGAACCTTTCCCATTTCGTTAACAAATCTCACGCATTTAGAAAAACTTGACATTTCCTATAATTTACTCTTTGGTTTCCTTCCCTCCAATTTTTATCAAATGGCAAATTATAAAACTTTCGTAATAGACCTCAGTCACAATTTTATTAGTGGTGAAGTTCCATCTCCGAATAGAAATTTTCAACAACTTTACCTCAATAATAACAATTTAACAGGAATAATTCCCCAATCTCTCTGTAATGCCGGTTATGTGGATATTTCCTACAACTGTTTCAACGGTCCCATTCCATATTGTACTAACATTTATACGAGGAACAAAGATGGATGTATCAGCACTTCTTTTAGAAAATTCCAACCATGGTCACCTCCCAAGAGAAATAATAAAGTAAAGCACAATCTTGTCATAGTTCTTCCTCTTTTTATTATTCTAATTCTAGCATTATCACTCCTTGTATGCTTGAAACTTCGTCATAGTTCTATAAAAAACAATCATGGAATTACAATGAAAACAAAGAATGGAGATTTGTTTTGTATATTGAATTACGAcggaaaaattgcatatgatgacATTATTAAAGCAACCGAAGACTTTGATATAAGATATTGCATTGGAACAGGAGCATATGGAAGTGTTTATAAGGCACAGTTGCCATGTGGAAAAGTTGTTGCCTTAAAGAAACTTCACGGATATGAAGCAGAAATTCCATCTTTTGATGAGAGTTTTAGAAACGAAGTGAAAATATTATCCGAAATAAAACATCGACATATCGTGAAGCTTTATGGTTTTTGCTTGCACAAAAGAATTATGTTTTTGATCTATCAGTACATGGAGAGAGGAAGCTTGTTCTCTATCTTGTATAATGATGTAGAAGCCATGGAATTCAATTGGAGAAAAAGAGTTAACTTTGTTAAAGGAGTTGCATTTGGTTTGTCGTATCTTCATCATGATTGTCTAGTCCCAATAGTGCATAGAGATATATCTAGTGGCAACATCTTGCTAAACAGTGATTGGGAGGCAAGTGTAGCTGACTTTGGCACAGCTAGACTTCTTCAATATGAATCATCCAATCGAACTATAGTTGCTGGAACTATTGGATATATCGCTCCAG AACTTGCCTATACTATGGTTGTGAATGAAAAGTGTGATGTATATAGTTTTGGTGTAGTTGCACTTGAAACTTTAGTGGGAAGATATCCCGGAGATATATTGGCATTACTTCAATCAACATCAATCCAAGATATCAAATTATGTGAAGTATTAGACCAACGTCTCTCACTTCcaaacaataatataattttacGTGACATAATTCGTGTTGCCGCAAATGCATTTGCCTGCTTAAATCTCAATCCTTGTTTACGGCCAACAATGAAAATTATTTCGCAAAGTTTTGTCATTGAGCTTCCACCATTTAGCATTCCTTTGTCTGGAATTTCTTTGCAACAACTCATGAGTCATGAACTTAAAGCTTTATTTCAcattgtaaatctttga
- the LOC131608764 gene encoding probable leucine-rich repeat receptor-like protein kinase At1g35710 — protein sequence MLVTHNIVCNSLHLKIMNFKYSLLYNFCGLKMWMVILLAISIGIESATPTSQLQMEANAILKSGWWNTSEAQFNISRCCDWPDISCNKDGSIYEINITSISIYDFSALNLSVFHNLESLVLRSIGLIGVVPKEIGLLSKLTLLDLSSNGLGGEIPPLLGNLTKLTHLDLSSNILGGEIPPSLGNLTKLTHLYLFSNSLVGEIPPSLGNLTKLTLLDLSSNNLKGELPPSLGNLTKLTLLYLFSNALGGEIPPSLGNLTKLTLLYLFSNALGGEISPSLGNLTKLTHLDLSSNVLGGEIPPSLGNLTKLTHLDLSSNVLGGEIPPYLGNLRRLIYLDISNNNIQGFIPHELGFLNNLARLDLSYNRLNGNLPLSLTNLTKLEYIDISNNFLNGSLPSNLGQLSKLRVLQLSTNFIYGAIPMSVTNLSHLENLNISHNLLFGTLPSKFFQMASYKTFVINLSHNFISGEIPSPYGTFQHLYLNNNNLTGLIPQSLCNVGYVDISYNCINDLILSCTNIYTRNKDECIDISFRQFQPWSPHKRNNKERHSVVIGVSIFIILILALSLLVCLKLRHSSIKNNHGITMKTKNGDLFCILNYDGKIAYDDIIKATEDFDIRYCIGTGAYGSVYKTQLPCGKVVALKKLHGYEAEIPSFDESFRNEVKILSEIKHRHIVKLYGFCLHKRVMFLIYQYMERGSLFSILYDDAEAMEFNWRKRVSFVKGVAFGLSYLHHDCPTPIVHRDVSSGNILVNSEWEPSVADFGTARLLQYESSNRTIVAGTIGYIAPELAYTMVVNEKCDVYSFGVVALETLVGRHPEDILSLLQSTSIQGIKLCEVLDKRLSLPNNDIVLRDIIRVAAIAFACLNLNPSLRPTMKSVSQSFVIELPPLNIPLSGISLQQLMSQELQALFHIVNL from the exons ATGCTAGTCACACACAACATTGTATGCAATTCATTACATCTCAAAATAATGAACTTCAAATATTCTTTACTTTATAATTTCTGTGGTCTGAAAATGTGGATGGTCATTCTTCTTGCAATAAGTATTGGAATTGAATCTGCCACTCCAACATCTCAACTTCAGATGGAAGCAAATGCCATATTGAAGAGTGGATGGTGGAACACGTCTGAGGCACAATTTAATATCTCAAGATGTTGTGATTGGCCCGATATATCTTGCAATAAGGATGGAAGCATATATGAAATCAACATAACAAGTATTAGTATTTATGATTTTTCCGCACTCAACCTATCTGTTTTCCACAATTTAGAAAGCCTTGTTTTAAGATCAATTGGACTGATAGGAGTTGTTCCAAAAGAAATTGGTCTCCTCTCCAAGCTCACTCTTCTTGATTTGTCCTCAAATGGTCTTGGAGGTGAGATCCCTCCTTTACTAGGAAATCTTACAAAACTCACTCATCTTGATTTGTCCTCAAATATTCTTGGAGGTGAGATCCCTCCTTCATTAGGAAATCTCACAAAACTCACTCATCTttatctgttctcaaattctctTGTAGGTGAGATCCCTCCTTCACTAGGAAATCTCACAAAACTCACTCTTCTTGATTTGTCTTCTAATAATCTAAAAGGTGAATTGCCTCCTTCACTAGGAAATCTCACAAAACTCACTCTTCTTTACTTGTTCTCAAATGCTCTTGGAGGTGAGATCCCTCCTTCACTAGGAAATCTCACAAAACTCACTCTTCTTTACTTGTTCTCAAATGCTCTTGGAGGTGAGATCTCTCCTTCACTAGGAAATCTCACAAAACTCACTCATCTTGATTTGTCCTCAAATGTTCTTGGAGGTGAGATCCCTCCTTCACTAGGAAATCTTACAAAACTCACTCATCTTGATTTGTCCTCAAATGTTCTTGGAGGTGAGATCCCTCCTTATCTAGGAAACCTTAGACGATTAATCTACTTAGATATCTCTAACAACAACATTCAAGGTTTCATTCCTCATGAGTTGGGCTTCCTGAACAATCTCGCAAGATTAGATCTATCTTACAATAGACTAAATGGAAACTTGCCTCTTTCCCTTACAAATCTCACCAAATTAGAATACATTGACATCTCTAACAATTTTCTTAATGGTTCTCTCCCATCTAACTTGGGTCAATTATCCAAATTGAGAGTGTTACAGCTAAGTACAAACTTCATTTATGGGGCCATTCCTATGTCAGTAACAAATCTCTCACACTTAGAAAACCTTAACATTTCCCACAACTTACTCTTTGGTACCCTTCCTtccaagttttttcaaatggcAAGTTATAAAACTTTCGTAATAAACCTCAGTCACAATTTTATTAGTGGTGAAATCCCATCTCCGTATGGAACTTTTCAACACCTTTACCTCAACAATAACAATTTAACTGGATTAATTCCGCAATCTCTCTGTAATGTCGGTTATGTGGATATTTCCTACAATTGTATCAATGATCTCATTCTATCTTGTACTAACATCTATACGAGGAACAAGGATGAATGTATCGACATTTCTTTTAGACAATTCCAACCTTGGTCACCTCATAAGAGAAATAATAAAGAAAGGCACAGTGTTGTCATAGGTGTTTCAATCTTTATTATTCTAATTCTAGCATTATCACTCCTTGTATGCTTGAAACTTCGTCATAGTTCTATAAAAAACAATCATGGAATTACAATGAAAACAAAGAATGGAGATTTGTTTTGTATATTGAATTACGAcggaaaaattgcatatgatgacATTATTAAAGCAACCGAAGACTTTGATATAAGATATTGCATTGGAACAGGAGCATATGGAAGTGTTTATAAGACACAATTACCATGTGGTAAAGTTGTTGCCTTAAAGAAACTTCACGGATACGAAGCAGAGATTCCATCTTTTGATGAGAGTTTTAGAAACGAAGTGAAAATATTATCCGAAATAAAACATCGACATATTGTGAAactttatggtttctgcttgcaCAAAAGAGTTATGTTTTTGATATATCAGTACATGGAGAGAGGAAGTTTGTTTTCTATCTTGTATGATGATGCAGAAGCCATGGAATTCAATTGGAGAAAGAGGGTTAGCTTTGTTAAAGGAGTCGCATTTGGTTTGTCATATCTTCATCATGATTGCCCAACTCCTATAGTGCATAGAGACGTATCTAGTGGCAACATCTTAGTAAACTCCGAGTGGGAGCCAAGTGTGGCTGACTTTGGAACAGCTAGACTTCTTCAATATGAATCATCCAATCGAACGATAGTTGCTGGAACTATTGGATATATCGCTCCAG AACTTGCCTATACTATGGTTGTCAATGAAAAATGTGATGTATATAGTTTTGGTGTAGTTGCACTTGAAACTTTAGTGGGACGACACCCTGAAGATATTTTGTCATTACTTCAATCTACATCAATACAAGGTATCAAATTATGTGAAGTATTAGACAAACGTCTCTCACTTCCCAACAATGACATAGTTTTACGTGACATAATTCGTGTTGCCGCAATTGCATTTGCCTGCTTAAATCTCAATCCTTCTTTACGACCAACAATGAAAAGTGTCTCGCAAAGTTTTGTCATTGAGCTTCCACCATTGAACATTCCTTTGAGTGGAATTTCGCTGCAACAACTCATGAGTCAAGAACTTCAAGCTTTATTTCATATTGTGAATCTTTGA